The Microbacterium sp. SORGH_AS_0862 genome has a segment encoding these proteins:
- a CDS encoding cell wall metabolism sensor histidine kinase WalK, whose product MPLFEMEASPKGRLRVFGRTQLPFALGAVLIAVVAALVDLSLLERWPMITGFALTAVATCAAVAVPWERLHPSAMISIAVLDLVTVALLRAELAPSVPAVTILSFFPLLWLAYGFRWYGMAVAVIGAAFITSFQFVYISRWPSSPVEWANVVTFPVLILGVAVIVYIAANQLRRNSRRLADAARAQAESLRDAKDAEAIALGILNTVTAGVAFYDADGRLNVANTIARRMTEIAGFRLDTPPYSGENAFTADRITRIPDDEQIIPRALRGETIEDHLEWIGPPDSQVAIIASSGRVHREDGVLLGTVVVAYDVTELADAIEVREQFLRTVSHELRNPITSITGFLDLIDDAVDPADTKVHGYIDIVTRKTNDLLDRVRDLLAANDGAKSPNWTNNDTASLVGEAVERARSLADRNDVIVQVTGPDSLPVFADGEQLTIAITELLTNAIKFGDESAVVAIRYGLVGHRVTIAVTNPGHGITPAEQRRVFDRFYRAPFARAQAIQGFGLGLTNVRAIVAAHGGHIHIDSVHGAHTTFTLDVPQHPYTVSQD is encoded by the coding sequence ATGCCGTTGTTCGAGATGGAGGCGAGCCCGAAGGGCCGCCTCCGCGTCTTCGGGCGCACTCAGCTGCCCTTCGCCCTCGGCGCGGTTCTCATCGCCGTCGTCGCAGCACTCGTCGATCTCTCCCTGCTGGAGCGCTGGCCGATGATCACGGGCTTCGCACTCACCGCCGTCGCCACGTGCGCGGCCGTCGCCGTCCCCTGGGAGCGGCTGCATCCGTCGGCCATGATCTCGATCGCCGTGCTCGATCTCGTCACCGTCGCGCTCCTGCGCGCAGAACTCGCACCGTCGGTACCCGCGGTCACGATCCTGTCGTTCTTCCCTCTGCTGTGGCTGGCCTACGGATTCCGCTGGTACGGCATGGCCGTCGCCGTCATCGGTGCGGCATTCATCACGTCATTCCAGTTCGTGTACATCTCGCGGTGGCCGTCGAGCCCTGTCGAGTGGGCGAACGTCGTCACCTTTCCCGTGCTCATCCTCGGGGTCGCCGTCATCGTGTACATCGCCGCGAACCAGTTGCGCCGCAACAGCAGAAGATTGGCCGATGCTGCGCGCGCGCAGGCCGAATCGCTCCGCGACGCAAAGGATGCCGAAGCGATCGCCCTCGGCATCCTGAACACCGTCACGGCGGGGGTGGCCTTCTACGACGCCGACGGCCGGCTGAACGTGGCGAACACCATAGCCCGCCGGATGACCGAGATCGCGGGCTTCCGACTCGACACCCCGCCCTACAGCGGCGAGAACGCGTTTACCGCGGACCGCATCACCCGCATCCCGGACGACGAGCAGATCATCCCGCGAGCGTTGCGCGGAGAGACGATCGAGGACCACTTGGAGTGGATCGGGCCACCCGACTCACAGGTCGCGATCATCGCCTCTTCGGGACGCGTGCACCGTGAGGACGGCGTGCTGCTCGGAACCGTCGTCGTGGCCTACGACGTGACAGAGCTGGCGGATGCGATCGAGGTGCGGGAGCAGTTTCTGCGCACGGTCTCCCATGAGTTGCGCAACCCCATCACGAGCATCACCGGCTTCCTCGACCTCATCGACGACGCCGTCGACCCCGCCGACACGAAGGTTCACGGCTACATCGACATCGTCACCCGCAAGACCAACGACCTGCTCGACCGCGTACGGGACCTGCTCGCCGCCAACGACGGAGCCAAGTCGCCGAACTGGACCAACAACGACACCGCGTCGCTCGTCGGTGAGGCCGTAGAGCGGGCGCGCAGTCTCGCCGACCGCAATGACGTCATCGTGCAGGTCACCGGGCCCGACAGCCTGCCGGTCTTCGCAGACGGCGAGCAGCTGACGATCGCGATCACCGAACTGCTCACGAACGCGATCAAGTTCGGCGACGAGAGCGCCGTCGTCGCCATCCGCTACGGCCTCGTCGGGCACCGCGTCACGATCGCCGTCACCAACCCCGGGCACGGCATCACGCCGGCTGAACAGCGCCGCGTATTCGATCGCTTCTACCGCGCACCGTTTGCGCGCGCCCAGGCGATTCAGGGATTCGGGCTCGGCCTCACCAACGTGCGCGCGATCGTGGCGGCGCACGGCGGCCACATCCACATCGACAGCGTTCACGGCGCACACACCACGTTCACGCTCGACGTTCCCCAGCACCCCTACACCGTCAGCCAGGACTGA
- a CDS encoding PLD nuclease N-terminal domain-containing protein, whose product MPILALLIFAVMVVALIDAITRRDDQIRFLPKVAWIFFIVLLPLVGSILWFTLGREWSGEREAMSFGDPRRWSKDEAAPAPAPRPRDTRTTEQQLADLEREERAAALEAEIRRRRAAKDSGAAGA is encoded by the coding sequence ATGCCGATCCTCGCGCTGCTCATCTTCGCCGTCATGGTGGTCGCGCTCATCGACGCCATCACGCGCCGCGACGATCAGATTCGGTTTCTGCCGAAGGTCGCGTGGATCTTCTTCATCGTGCTGCTGCCGCTCGTCGGCTCCATCCTCTGGTTCACGCTCGGTCGCGAGTGGAGCGGCGAGCGCGAGGCCATGAGCTTCGGCGACCCGCGTCGCTGGTCGAAGGACGAAGCAGCGCCTGCTCCCGCGCCGCGTCCGCGCGACACGCGCACGACCGAGCAGCAGCTCGCCGACCTCGAGCGCGAGGAGCGTGCGGCTGCGCTGGAGGCGGAGATCCGGCGCCGTCGGGCGGCGAAGGACAGCGGCGCCGCGGGCGCGTGA
- a CDS encoding VOC family protein: MARIHHIEIWVADLREALTEWAWLLTRLGSAPQSEWANGQSWSFGGSYLTLTTSPSLSDAAHDRRRAGVNHLAFAVDSTAEVDAIMADAEAHGWRPLYHDRYPHAGGADHYAGWLENSAGFKAEVVADLSPVPSS; this comes from the coding sequence GTGGCACGCATCCATCACATCGAGATCTGGGTCGCCGATCTGCGGGAGGCGCTGACGGAGTGGGCGTGGCTGCTCACACGTCTCGGCTCCGCACCGCAGAGCGAGTGGGCGAACGGGCAGTCCTGGTCGTTCGGCGGGAGCTATTTGACGCTGACCACCTCACCCTCGCTCAGCGACGCCGCGCACGACCGCCGGCGCGCAGGGGTGAACCACCTCGCCTTCGCCGTCGACAGCACCGCCGAGGTCGATGCGATCATGGCGGATGCGGAGGCGCACGGCTGGCGTCCGCTGTACCACGACCGCTATCCGCACGCCGGCGGCGCCGATCACTACGCGGGCTGGCTGGAGAACTCTGCGGGCTTCAAAGCCGAGGTCGTCGCCGACCTCAGTCCTGTTCCTTCTTCATGA
- a CDS encoding alpha/beta fold hydrolase — translation MTAESAPVVDVRRVACGTAYTRVSSIRAEGERSFVLVAGIGVAATYFERLAPQLNEFGAVHALDLPGFGGVPHPESAMSIAQYADAVEAVLDELALEDPVLVGHSMGTQIVSEVARRRPQISTLVLIGPVVDPEARRLPRLALRFLRSTWHEPLKIKVLAVGAYLLCGPRWFLRVLPEMMRFPIEELFADIRAHTLVIRGEHDDVVPRAWVERAAREIPFASTWEIGGAAHSVMHGHAEGVARLCVAFARTPRDTDGELNRMPDAEAETPEPRAAGVAAAFRAFAARFVEFIGVLRRDDREVARGKTAHARVMKKEQD, via the coding sequence GTGACAGCCGAGTCCGCACCCGTCGTCGACGTGCGCCGCGTCGCCTGCGGCACGGCCTATACGCGCGTGTCCTCCATCCGGGCGGAGGGGGAGCGCTCCTTCGTGCTCGTCGCGGGAATCGGCGTCGCGGCGACCTACTTCGAGCGCCTCGCTCCGCAGCTGAACGAGTTCGGCGCGGTGCACGCGCTCGACCTGCCCGGGTTCGGCGGCGTGCCGCATCCGGAGTCCGCCATGTCGATCGCGCAGTACGCGGATGCGGTGGAGGCCGTGCTCGACGAGCTCGCCCTCGAGGATCCCGTGCTTGTCGGGCACTCGATGGGCACGCAGATCGTGAGCGAGGTCGCGCGGCGGCGTCCGCAGATCTCGACGCTCGTGCTCATCGGCCCGGTCGTCGACCCCGAAGCGCGACGGCTTCCGCGGCTCGCGCTGCGGTTCCTGCGATCGACGTGGCATGAACCGCTCAAGATCAAGGTGCTGGCGGTGGGCGCCTATCTGCTGTGCGGCCCGCGATGGTTCCTGCGGGTGCTGCCGGAGATGATGCGGTTTCCGATCGAGGAGCTCTTCGCCGACATCCGCGCCCACACGCTCGTCATCCGCGGCGAGCACGACGACGTGGTGCCGCGCGCGTGGGTCGAGCGCGCGGCGCGCGAGATCCCGTTCGCGTCGACGTGGGAGATCGGAGGTGCGGCGCATTCCGTCATGCACGGGCACGCGGAGGGCGTCGCGCGGCTGTGCGTCGCGTTCGCGCGGACGCCCCGAGACACCGACGGCGAACTCAACCGCATGCCGGATGCGGAGGCCGAGACGCCCGAGCCGCGCGCGGCCGGCGTGGCGGCCGCCTTCCGCGCGTTCGCGGCGCGGTTCGTCGAGTTCATCGGCGTGCTGCGCCGCGACGATCGCGAGGTCGCGCGCGGGAAGACCGCGCACGCGCGCGTCATGAAGAAGGAACAGGACTGA
- a CDS encoding iron ABC transporter permease — protein sequence MLDATATAAPPTRTRVLVALAASRRHALSTVGVLWLTALIVAIAALGIGPVPVDPAMIVRIIAAHVTGSALPADIPPMADQIVWMTRTPRIAMAVVAGAALAVAGIVLQSLTRNGLADPYLLGINGGASAGVALVVLVAGAATGLALSGAALAGAVLATVLVLAIAGGAAMRGPSRLVLSGLAVGYALTAVTSFLLFWTDSPEAARSVLFWLLGSLTSVQPTVLTAAAIATLVGLLLLSLLSGRLDALASGDDSARAVGLDPERSRFTFMAGTSAMVGVVVSGVGGVGFIGLIVPHAARALVGARHRFALPAAAALGAALLVSADTVARTAFAPQEIPVGVITGALGAPVLLLLLRRSHS from the coding sequence GTGCTCGACGCCACCGCAACAGCGGCGCCTCCCACGCGGACCCGCGTCCTCGTCGCCTTGGCAGCATCGCGCCGGCATGCCCTTTCGACCGTGGGCGTGCTGTGGCTCACCGCCTTGATCGTCGCCATCGCGGCGCTCGGCATCGGGCCGGTGCCCGTCGACCCCGCCATGATCGTGCGCATCATCGCCGCACACGTCACCGGATCGGCGCTGCCCGCCGACATCCCGCCCATGGCCGACCAGATCGTCTGGATGACGCGGACGCCCCGCATCGCGATGGCCGTCGTGGCCGGGGCAGCGCTGGCCGTCGCGGGCATCGTGCTGCAGTCCCTCACCCGCAACGGGCTCGCCGATCCATACCTGCTCGGCATCAACGGGGGCGCATCCGCCGGTGTCGCACTCGTCGTGCTCGTGGCGGGCGCGGCCACAGGCCTCGCACTCTCGGGAGCGGCTCTCGCCGGCGCGGTCCTGGCGACCGTCCTCGTGCTCGCGATCGCCGGGGGCGCCGCCATGCGCGGACCCTCCCGGCTCGTGCTGTCAGGGCTCGCCGTCGGCTACGCGCTGACAGCCGTCACGAGTTTCCTGCTGTTCTGGACCGACTCCCCCGAGGCGGCGCGATCCGTGCTGTTCTGGCTTCTGGGTTCGCTCACGAGTGTGCAGCCCACGGTTCTGACCGCCGCAGCGATCGCCACCCTCGTGGGCCTTCTGCTGCTCTCCCTGCTGTCCGGGCGTCTGGACGCACTCGCCTCCGGCGACGACTCGGCCCGAGCCGTGGGCCTCGATCCTGAACGCTCACGGTTCACCTTCATGGCCGGAACATCGGCGATGGTGGGGGTCGTCGTCTCTGGCGTCGGCGGCGTCGGCTTCATCGGGCTCATCGTCCCCCACGCCGCCCGCGCGCTCGTGGGAGCGCGGCACCGCTTCGCGCTACCCGCCGCCGCAGCCCTGGGCGCCGCACTCCTGGTCTCAGCCGACACCGTCGCGCGCACCGCCTTCGCTCCGCAGGAGATCCCCGTCGGTGTCATCACGGGCGCCCTCGGCGCCCCCGTCCTCCTCCTCCTGCTCCGCCGCAGCCACAGCTGA
- a CDS encoding ABC transporter substrate-binding protein yields MKAHPPRIAGLIAVVVAAASLTACTSASTASNALASPTADAQYPLTIDNCGSDVTLTHAPQRIVMVNNDALATLEALDAVDRVVAVTATPQAELYQPATVAMIDKLSVLSTQKNATGGSIVSQESILGAQPDLVIAPESAVDRGALTAAGIPVYSPSAYCQNPPPAYTQTATFQRVWDELTTFGAMLGVPELAASAIADAQADLGSTDVADKGTAAALYVSSGGTTLSPYGGPSMVTPVFAAAGLHNVYTDTPERVFDASLEDLLSRDPHTIVLLYSGGDPQATIDAFRSAPGVSGLSAVKDSRVVALAFPYTDPPSVLSTRGPAELSKLLAELP; encoded by the coding sequence ATGAAAGCCCACCCTCCCCGTATCGCGGGATTGATCGCCGTCGTCGTGGCGGCCGCATCGCTCACCGCGTGCACGAGCGCATCCACGGCATCGAATGCCCTCGCTTCCCCCACGGCGGACGCGCAGTACCCGCTGACGATCGACAACTGCGGATCCGACGTGACACTCACGCACGCACCGCAGCGCATCGTCATGGTCAACAACGATGCGCTCGCCACGCTCGAGGCACTGGATGCGGTCGACCGCGTCGTCGCCGTCACTGCCACCCCGCAGGCAGAGCTGTACCAACCCGCCACGGTCGCGATGATCGACAAGCTCTCCGTGCTCTCGACGCAAAAGAACGCAACCGGCGGCTCGATCGTCTCCCAGGAGAGCATCCTGGGGGCACAACCGGACCTCGTCATCGCCCCGGAGAGCGCTGTCGACCGGGGCGCCCTCACCGCGGCGGGCATTCCGGTCTACAGCCCCAGCGCGTACTGCCAGAACCCGCCGCCCGCGTACACGCAGACAGCGACCTTCCAGCGCGTCTGGGACGAGCTGACGACGTTCGGCGCCATGCTCGGCGTGCCCGAGCTCGCCGCGTCCGCCATCGCCGACGCACAGGCGGACCTGGGCAGCACCGACGTCGCCGATAAGGGCACCGCGGCAGCACTGTACGTGTCGTCGGGCGGTACGACGCTCTCGCCCTACGGCGGGCCCAGCATGGTCACCCCCGTGTTCGCGGCAGCCGGGCTGCACAACGTCTACACCGACACTCCGGAGCGTGTGTTCGACGCGAGCCTCGAAGACCTCCTCTCGCGCGACCCGCACACCATCGTGCTGCTCTACTCCGGCGGCGACCCGCAGGCCACAATCGATGCGTTCCGTTCCGCACCCGGCGTCTCGGGCCTCTCCGCTGTGAAGGACAGCCGCGTCGTCGCCCTCGCGTTCCCCTACACTGACCCGCCGTCGGTGCTCTCGACGCGCGGGCCGGCCGAGCTCAGCAAGCTCCTCGCGGAACTGCCGTGA
- a CDS encoding ABC transporter ATP-binding protein → MISASGLVVELGGHTVLRGVDLAARTGRVTGIVGPNGSGKSTLVRCLVGAHIPRSGAVALDGTGLRRRSRRWAAERIAFVGQHVDPDPSMRVSDEVALGALSARVRGAAETDRRVVNALDAVGLLSHARRRVAELSGGELQRVGLARAIAHGASHAVLDEPTNHLDIHHRLEIGALLRRVADTVVVVLHDLELAAHVCDDVLVLDEGRVAASGSAADVLTAAVIDPLYRVRTLELPTGEGDTALAFRRHSPTAHSLHEKEPA, encoded by the coding sequence GTGATCTCCGCGAGCGGCCTGGTCGTCGAGCTGGGCGGGCACACCGTGCTGCGCGGCGTCGACCTGGCCGCTCGCACCGGCCGGGTCACCGGCATCGTCGGGCCGAACGGCAGCGGCAAGTCGACCCTCGTTCGCTGCCTGGTCGGCGCCCACATTCCGCGCAGCGGCGCCGTCGCGCTGGACGGCACCGGGCTGCGTCGCCGATCACGCCGGTGGGCCGCAGAGCGGATCGCCTTCGTCGGTCAGCACGTCGACCCCGATCCCTCGATGCGCGTCAGCGACGAGGTCGCACTCGGTGCGCTGTCGGCACGCGTGCGCGGTGCAGCCGAGACGGACCGCCGGGTGGTGAACGCCCTCGACGCGGTCGGACTTCTTTCGCACGCACGACGACGCGTCGCCGAGCTGTCCGGCGGCGAGCTGCAGCGCGTGGGTCTGGCCCGCGCAATCGCCCACGGCGCATCGCACGCCGTGCTCGACGAGCCGACCAACCATCTCGACATCCACCACCGTCTCGAGATCGGCGCGCTCCTGCGGCGCGTGGCCGACACGGTCGTCGTCGTCCTCCACGACCTCGAACTCGCCGCGCACGTGTGCGACGACGTCCTCGTACTCGACGAAGGGCGAGTGGCGGCATCCGGTTCCGCGGCAGACGTGCTCACCGCCGCCGTCATCGATCCCCTCTATCGCGTCCGCACCCTCGAGCTCCCGACCGGCGAGGGCGACACCGCCCTCGCGTTCCGCAGACATTCGCCCACAGCCCACTCCCTCCACGAAAAGGAGCCCGCATGA
- a CDS encoding trans-aconitate 2-methyltransferase, whose product MTLATVSASPAELAEARTLLARWDAQQTGYIRHRAERFQTIARVVAAVVDGASAPRILDLAAGPGSLARAVRAEVPAGHLVVVDKDPVLLQIAADIFAGDTHTEVVAVDLADAAWTQAPAVAAAPFDAVVSSTALHWLQPETLVRVYRELAELVRPGGIVLNGDHLSYDAATEPTLREIAAKDDAAMQHASFTGDPAESKVDTWDAWWAAAASVERYRDAFAARKRVWGDELHVAPPTVSLEFHIAALRSAGFRETGTVWRYLDDVVLYAVH is encoded by the coding sequence ATGACTCTCGCCACCGTCTCCGCATCCCCCGCCGAACTGGCCGAGGCCCGCACGTTGCTCGCCCGCTGGGACGCGCAACAGACCGGGTACATCCGCCACCGCGCCGAGCGCTTCCAGACCATCGCGCGCGTCGTGGCGGCCGTCGTCGACGGCGCGTCCGCACCACGCATCCTGGACCTCGCCGCAGGGCCCGGATCCCTCGCCCGTGCCGTGCGCGCCGAGGTACCCGCTGGTCACCTCGTCGTGGTCGACAAGGACCCCGTCCTGCTGCAGATCGCCGCGGACATCTTCGCGGGCGACACGCACACCGAGGTGGTCGCGGTCGATCTGGCCGATGCGGCATGGACGCAGGCTCCCGCCGTCGCAGCAGCACCGTTCGACGCCGTCGTCAGTTCGACAGCACTGCACTGGTTGCAGCCCGAGACGCTCGTGCGGGTGTATCGCGAGCTGGCCGAACTGGTGCGCCCCGGCGGCATCGTCCTCAACGGCGATCACCTCTCGTACGACGCGGCCACCGAGCCGACGCTGCGCGAGATCGCGGCCAAAGACGACGCCGCGATGCAGCACGCATCCTTCACCGGCGACCCCGCGGAGTCGAAAGTGGACACGTGGGACGCCTGGTGGGCGGCGGCCGCATCCGTCGAGCGCTACCGCGACGCGTTCGCGGCGCGAAAGCGGGTCTGGGGCGACGAACTGCACGTCGCACCGCCGACGGTATCGCTCGAGTTCCACATCGCGGCTCTGCGCAGCGCAGGGTTTCGCGAGACGGGCACCGTCTGGCGCTATCTGGACGATGTCGTGCTCTACGCCGTGCACTGA
- a CDS encoding helix-turn-helix domain-containing protein, translating into MSEQPSPTAAAIGRAVREERTRRQLSTRALAAAAGVSQPFLTNVENGRVMPSIASLYSLAGALGVSAAALLPEQPIRLEVVRAGGGSRIPMRDSDGDKSSDRETYTQLIAGARGRQLGAYRFELTAGYEDVTYAHDGEDIVHVLSGSLVYRYADHDDVELHPGDTLWVDARSAHSWMVPAAQLGMTELLLITAAGATHRHGTSTDASTER; encoded by the coding sequence ATGAGCGAGCAGCCCTCACCCACCGCCGCCGCCATCGGCCGCGCCGTGCGTGAGGAGCGCACGCGCCGTCAACTCTCGACGCGCGCGCTCGCGGCCGCCGCCGGGGTCTCGCAGCCGTTCCTGACGAACGTCGAGAACGGCCGCGTGATGCCGAGCATCGCCTCCCTTTACAGCCTCGCCGGCGCCCTCGGCGTCTCGGCCGCGGCGCTGCTGCCCGAGCAGCCCATCCGCCTGGAGGTCGTCCGCGCCGGCGGCGGCTCCCGCATCCCGATGCGCGACAGCGACGGCGACAAGAGCAGCGACCGGGAGACCTACACGCAGCTGATCGCCGGGGCGCGCGGGCGTCAGCTCGGGGCCTACCGGTTCGAGCTCACGGCCGGATACGAGGATGTGACCTACGCGCACGACGGCGAAGACATCGTGCACGTGCTCTCCGGCTCCCTCGTGTACCGCTACGCGGACCACGACGACGTCGAGCTTCACCCCGGCGACACCCTCTGGGTCGACGCGCGCAGCGCGCACTCCTGGATGGTGCCCGCCGCGCAGCTCGGCATGACCGAGCTCCTGCTCATCACCGCCGCGGGCGCGACGCACCGCCACGGCACCAGTACTGACGCCAGCACCGAGCGATAA
- a CDS encoding NtaA/DmoA family FMN-dependent monooxygenase (This protein belongs to a clade of FMN-dependent monooxygenases, within a broader family of flavin-dependent oxidoreductases, the luciferase-like monooxygenase (LMM) family, some of whose members use coenzyme F420 rather than FMN.) — MPTKQLVLGAFEEFTPNFIGNSWHHERGDTAAFATLEFWTDMVKKLDAAGFDFFFMAEAIGYPMNDAGEVPEAVIREAVQFPVHDPLTIMSALAAATPRIGFVATASTTAQQPLLNARTFTTLDHLTGGRIGWNIVTSDNQQALVRLLGRTQVTPHDERYAAATEFVDLDLELWEGAWEDDAVRADKKNKVFADPSKVHRIRRDGTYFTFDGYFPATPSPQRTPTLFQAGTSEAGTTFAAQYAECVFTQDRNAARLAAGIARLRQKAVDAGRPASSIKVVNGASFIIADTEEEAQRLRAELNTTATREATAALFLGWSGVDLAQLDPEATLDDVSTEVGHTMLAMWRNPDGTSPTIGEILDSLPATFGGMKFTGTVTSVADQVEAFVAETDVDGFLVENWYGGIEGYTEFTDQLMPELRRRGLLPETPRTGTLREMLTDADGPRLPDWHPAARYRR; from the coding sequence ATGCCCACCAAACAGCTCGTCCTCGGCGCCTTCGAGGAGTTCACACCCAACTTCATCGGCAACAGCTGGCACCACGAGCGCGGCGACACCGCCGCCTTCGCCACGCTCGAGTTCTGGACCGACATGGTCAAGAAGCTGGATGCGGCGGGCTTCGACTTCTTCTTCATGGCCGAGGCCATCGGTTACCCCATGAACGACGCCGGCGAGGTGCCGGAGGCCGTCATCCGCGAGGCCGTGCAGTTCCCCGTGCACGATCCGCTCACGATCATGTCGGCGCTGGCGGCGGCGACTCCTCGCATCGGCTTCGTGGCGACCGCATCCACCACCGCGCAGCAGCCCCTGCTGAACGCGCGCACCTTCACGACGCTCGACCACCTGACCGGCGGACGCATCGGCTGGAACATCGTCACGAGCGACAACCAGCAGGCGCTCGTGCGGCTGCTGGGCCGCACGCAGGTCACCCCGCACGACGAGCGTTACGCCGCCGCGACCGAATTCGTCGACCTCGACCTCGAGCTCTGGGAGGGCGCGTGGGAAGACGACGCCGTCCGTGCCGACAAGAAGAACAAGGTCTTCGCCGACCCGAGCAAGGTGCACCGCATCCGTCGCGACGGCACGTACTTCACCTTCGACGGCTACTTCCCCGCGACCCCTTCCCCGCAACGCACGCCCACGCTGTTCCAGGCGGGCACCTCGGAGGCCGGCACGACGTTCGCCGCGCAGTACGCCGAATGCGTGTTCACGCAGGACCGCAACGCCGCGCGCCTCGCGGCGGGCATCGCCCGCCTGCGTCAGAAGGCGGTGGATGCGGGCCGCCCCGCCTCCTCGATCAAGGTCGTCAACGGTGCGTCGTTCATCATCGCCGACACCGAGGAAGAAGCGCAGCGCCTGCGCGCCGAGCTCAACACGACGGCCACCCGCGAGGCCACGGCAGCGCTCTTCCTGGGGTGGTCGGGTGTGGACCTCGCCCAGCTCGACCCCGAGGCGACGCTCGACGACGTCTCGACGGAGGTCGGCCACACGATGCTCGCCATGTGGCGAAACCCCGACGGCACGAGCCCGACCATCGGCGAGATCCTCGATTCGCTGCCCGCCACCTTCGGCGGCATGAAGTTCACCGGCACCGTCACCTCGGTCGCCGACCAGGTCGAGGCGTTCGTGGCCGAGACAGACGTCGACGGCTTCCTCGTCGAGAACTGGTACGGCGGCATCGAGGGCTACACGGAGTTCACCGACCAGCTCATGCCGGAACTGCGCCGCAGAGGCCTGCTGCCCGAGACGCCCCGCACGGGCACGCTCCGCGAGATGCTCACCGACGCCGACGGCCCGCGCCTCCCCGACTGGCACCCCGCGGCCCGCTATCGCCGCTGA
- a CDS encoding glycosyltransferase: MRLLVISPDYASHLLPLATLATAWQDRGHEVTVATGPATAPIVADAGFAHVELSLGRGANAGVMRTAQQQADEASSLEGFFSATRRGMVETLTYQARERLTDLMWDPVGRGRQTLEIVERVRPDRILVDHLAFSARMAMQAAGVAYGDVVLGHPTALPVPGELYGVPPFWPRVFDPDAESLGALRLLAAEVSERFTAQWNDAASEIDPAAPSVADAFASHGATVLYNYPEQLAAGDGRAMHPGTFLGSTLREEAVDPSISRWIDQGEPYVYVSFGSFLSVRDDVLARVVEALRSLGVRAAVATGAADTAAWGEIPADWLVREYLPQVRLLGSAAAAITHGGNNSVTEACAQGVPLVVLPFSTDQFAGAGALERTGVGVACDPNRATAAELAEAVARQLRPDAAAPALRDRMRRDGRERPGPLRAFDALA, translated from the coding sequence GTGAGGCTGCTCGTCATCAGCCCGGACTACGCCTCGCACCTTCTGCCGCTCGCGACCCTCGCGACGGCCTGGCAGGACCGCGGGCACGAGGTCACCGTGGCGACGGGTCCCGCGACGGCGCCCATCGTCGCGGACGCCGGTTTCGCGCACGTCGAGCTGTCGCTCGGACGGGGCGCGAACGCCGGTGTCATGCGCACCGCGCAGCAGCAGGCGGACGAGGCGTCCTCGCTCGAGGGGTTCTTCTCCGCGACGCGCCGGGGGATGGTCGAGACGCTCACCTACCAGGCGCGGGAACGGCTGACGGATCTGATGTGGGACCCGGTCGGTCGCGGCCGGCAGACGCTGGAGATCGTCGAGCGGGTTCGGCCCGACCGCATCCTCGTCGACCACCTCGCGTTCAGCGCGCGGATGGCCATGCAGGCTGCCGGCGTCGCGTACGGGGACGTCGTGCTGGGGCACCCGACCGCCCTGCCGGTGCCGGGGGAGCTCTACGGAGTGCCGCCGTTCTGGCCCCGGGTGTTCGACCCGGATGCCGAGAGCCTGGGCGCGTTGCGCCTGCTGGCGGCGGAGGTGTCGGAGCGATTCACCGCGCAGTGGAACGACGCCGCATCCGAGATCGATCCCGCGGCCCCCTCCGTGGCCGACGCCTTCGCGTCGCACGGCGCCACCGTGCTCTACAACTACCCCGAGCAGCTCGCCGCCGGCGACGGCCGGGCGATGCACCCCGGGACCTTCCTCGGCTCCACGCTGCGCGAGGAGGCCGTCGATCCGTCGATCTCGCGCTGGATAGACCAGGGTGAGCCGTACGTGTACGTGAGCTTCGGCAGCTTCCTCTCGGTGCGCGACGACGTGCTGGCCCGGGTGGTCGAGGCGCTGCGATCGCTCGGCGTGCGAGCCGCGGTCGCGACCGGCGCCGCTGACACCGCGGCGTGGGGCGAGATCCCCGCCGACTGGCTCGTGCGCGAGTACCTGCCGCAGGTGCGTCTATTGGGCTCCGCGGCGGCCGCGATCACCCACGGCGGCAACAACTCCGTCACGGAGGCGTGCGCGCAGGGTGTGCCGCTGGTGGTGCTGCCGTTCTCGACGGACCAGTTCGCGGGCGCTGGGGCGCTGGAGCGCACCGGGGTGGGTGTCGCGTGCGATCCCAATCGCGCGACCGCGGCCGAGCTGGCAGAAGCCGTCGCCCGCCAGCTGCGACCGGATGCGGCTGCCCCGGCACTGCGCGACCGGATGCGGCGCGACGGCCGCGAACGCCCGGGGCCGCTCCGGGCCTTCGACGCGCTGGCCTGA